One region of Neorhodopirellula lusitana genomic DNA includes:
- a CDS encoding co-chaperone GroES, translated as MAKKKAAASTFEYVEPIGDRVLVRKDEPKRETRGGIALPDASEIPTITGRIVTISAVVENDEELPLRQYDKILFHPKAAIPVDLEHDNQLFVVPVEDIVAVFRRQAPEDA; from the coding sequence ATGGCAAAGAAAAAAGCAGCCGCCTCAACGTTTGAGTACGTTGAGCCGATCGGTGATCGCGTGTTGGTGCGAAAGGATGAGCCCAAGCGGGAAACGCGAGGCGGAATTGCGTTACCGGATGCCTCTGAGATTCCGACCATTACGGGACGGATCGTGACGATCAGCGCAGTCGTGGAAAACGACGAGGAATTGCCGTTACGGCAATACGACAAGATTCTGTTTCATCCCAAGGCAGCGATCCCCGTTGACCTGGAACATGACAACCAATTGTTTGTCGTGCCAGTGGAAGACATTGTCGCGGTCTTTCGTCGCCA